The genomic stretch CTTCACCAGCTACGGCACAAAAGCGGTGGTCGATACCCACGGTGGCAACATGCACACCAATGGGTTCTATAACTCGTTTACCATCATGATGCTCAATGCGTTGATTGGTAATATCAATATGAAAGGCGGCGCGATGGCCAAAGCGGGTGGCTACCCAACTTCCGCTGCGGGTCCTCGTTACGACTTCACCAAATTTGCTGACAAAGTCGGCCCGAAAGGCGTCTTTTTGTCGCGCAGTAAATTCCCATACCACAAAACCAGCGAATACAAACGTCGCGTTGAGGCAGGAAAATCCCCTTATCCAACTCGCGCCCCTTGGTATCCGTTTGCCGCGCCACTGCTGACAGAACACCTATCTGCGGCTATTGATGGTTATCCATATCGCGTTAAAGCGTGGATCAACCACATGGCGAACCCGATGTATGGTGTACCCGGTTTGAAAACGCTGCTGGAAGACAAGCTTAAAGATCCAAAGCAGCTCGGTTTGATTGTGTCTGTTGATGCATTCATTAACGAAACCACCGCGTTGTCGGATTACATTGTGCCGGACACCGTGACTTACGAAAGCTGGGGCATGGCAACGCCTTGGCACGATGTTCCGGTGAAAACCGTCACCGCTCGTTGGCCGATAGTGGAAGCGCGAACAGAGAAAACCGCCGACGGTCGCTCAATTTGTTTAGAAAACTTCCTGATTGATGTTGCTAAGAAAATGCAGCTGGGCGGTTTTGGTGACAATGCAATTCAAGATGCACAAGGCAACTGGCACGCTCTCCATCGCGCCGAAGATTTCTATTTGCGAGCTGCGGCAAACTTGGCTTATGTGAAAGGCGGCGTGCCTGAAGTTTCGGCAGAAGACATTGCATGGTCAGGCTTAGAGCGTTTAGTGCCAGCGATGCAAAGCACGCTAACAGCGGATGAGATGAAACGAGTGGCGTTTATTTTTGCTCGCGGCGGACGCTTTGAAAATGCAACCGAAGCGTATCAAGGTGAGCAAATGAAGCACAAATGGACACGACCTGTTGCGATATGGAATGAACGTGTCGGCAGCGCAAGAAACACCATGACGGGAGATTTCTACACGGGTTGCCCAACATGGCATCCACAAAAACTGGCCGACGGCACACCAATGGTAGACCGGTTCCCAAGCTCAGAATGGCCTTTCAGCCTGACGAACTTTAAATCCAACATTCACAGTGCGGTATCCAACCTATCGCCAAGGTTGAACTCGATAAAAGGCGTAAACCCAGTGTACATCCATCCAATCGATGCCGAACGCGCAGGCATTAAAACGGGTGATGAGTTTGTTATCGAGACTCCATCTGCAAGCACCAAAGCACTTGCGATGATAGTCAGCGGGATTCGCCCTGGCACACTAGGATTTGAACATGGGTTTGGTCATACCGAGCTAGGACAACGCTCGCACTGGATCGGCGATAAACAGCAACCCGTAAAAACTCGCAGCCAAGATGGTGTCAACATTAACGACATCGGATTAATTGACCCAACCCGAGAAGGGAAAGGCGTGTTGTTAGATTGGGTGGTAGGAGCCGCGGCTCGCCAATCATTACCAGCCAAAGTCCGCAAAGCTTAGTAGACAACCAAACCTGAAGAGCTGCCATTTAGCAGCTCTTCACATCCTCTAAATATGTGGAAATCCACAATACCTTTAGTTATTGACAAAGCCGACAATACAGCACCCAAGTCACTATCACAGTAGACACTTGGAGATATTAATAACAATTAAAGTGAGTCAGCATGTCAAAAATACTACCTGTGGTGACGGCCTGTTTGCTGGCAACCACAATGGGCGCAAGCGCCTCTTCTATTCCTGAAAAAGCCAGCGTATGCAGCGGTTGTCACGGCCAAGATGGTATGGGTCAACCAAGCATTGCGCCTATGATTGCCGGTCTGAAC from Vibrio parahaemolyticus encodes the following:
- a CDS encoding tetrathionate reductase subunit A, producing the protein MDNKRRQFLKSGLAVGGLGAFAAGYATTTKHIVEGALEGTAGQKTRDIHHGNSLEPEYAVNDQGNLIPNPNQRVAPSMCFGCWSLCGLRVRIDNRNDEILRITGNPYHPLSHQQHIPFETPVKDAYLSLAGEAGLDGRSTACARGNGMLEIRNSPYRITQPLKRVGKRGEGKWIPISYEQLIKEVVEGGDLFGEGHVDGLRDIRDLTTPVDPENPEYGPKANQLLMTNAGNEGRDDIFKRFAFNSFGTRNFGHHGSYCGYAFRAGSGAFLNDLDKNAHLKPDFDNAEYIIFIGMSPAQAGNPFKRQARQLANARTEGSLEYTIITPSLPAGSSSLAAGDNNRWIPIKPGTDSALVLGMIQWVIENQRYNKPFLAQPGENAMKRAGTAHWCNATHLVISDEQHPRNGTFLRASDLNLPFEGEALSDSDPYVIVDDQSGEFGVHTQAEEAALFVDKTVSLASGEVRVKSSLQRLKEETFKYSLAFYSQQCEIPVEQIAELAKRFTSYGTKAVVDTHGGNMHTNGFYNSFTIMMLNALIGNINMKGGAMAKAGGYPTSAAGPRYDFTKFADKVGPKGVFLSRSKFPYHKTSEYKRRVEAGKSPYPTRAPWYPFAAPLLTEHLSAAIDGYPYRVKAWINHMANPMYGVPGLKTLLEDKLKDPKQLGLIVSVDAFINETTALSDYIVPDTVTYESWGMATPWHDVPVKTVTARWPIVEARTEKTADGRSICLENFLIDVAKKMQLGGFGDNAIQDAQGNWHALHRAEDFYLRAAANLAYVKGGVPEVSAEDIAWSGLERLVPAMQSTLTADEMKRVAFIFARGGRFENATEAYQGEQMKHKWTRPVAIWNERVGSARNTMTGDFYTGCPTWHPQKLADGTPMVDRFPSSEWPFSLTNFKSNIHSAVSNLSPRLNSIKGVNPVYIHPIDAERAGIKTGDEFVIETPSASTKALAMIVSGIRPGTLGFEHGFGHTELGQRSHWIGDKQQPVKTRSQDGVNINDIGLIDPTREGKGVLLDWVVGAAARQSLPAKVRKA